One Williamsia phyllosphaerae DNA segment encodes these proteins:
- a CDS encoding o-succinylbenzoate synthase, translating to MRERFRGITVRETMIFRGPHGWGEFGAFVEYDDTEAAWWLAAGIEAAFAGPPPALRDRVPVNATVPAVPADAVAEILARYPGARTAKVKVADPGDSLDDEVARIDAVRAVVPSVRVDANGKWSVDQAVRALKALGELEYAEQPCATIEELAAVRAAVDTPIAADESIRRAEDPLRVVRAGAADVAVLKVAPLGGMRRVLALAEQIDLRVVISSALDTAVGISAGVATAAALATPPLDCGLGTGNLFVADVAPPIPVVDGALLTGTVVPDGRAPLASDDRRQWWLDRLARVHGLLDGGHPAASSEM from the coding sequence ATGCGCGAACGCTTCCGCGGCATCACCGTTCGCGAGACGATGATCTTCCGGGGGCCGCACGGGTGGGGCGAGTTCGGTGCCTTCGTCGAGTACGACGACACCGAGGCCGCGTGGTGGCTGGCCGCCGGGATCGAGGCCGCGTTCGCCGGCCCGCCGCCTGCGCTGCGCGATCGCGTGCCGGTCAACGCGACCGTTCCCGCGGTCCCCGCCGACGCCGTGGCGGAGATCCTCGCCCGGTATCCGGGGGCGAGGACGGCGAAGGTCAAGGTCGCCGATCCCGGCGACTCTCTCGACGACGAGGTCGCCCGGATCGACGCCGTCCGCGCGGTCGTCCCCTCGGTCCGCGTCGACGCCAACGGCAAGTGGTCGGTCGACCAGGCCGTCCGCGCGCTGAAAGCGTTGGGGGAGTTGGAGTACGCCGAACAACCGTGCGCGACCATCGAGGAGCTGGCCGCGGTCCGCGCCGCGGTCGACACCCCGATCGCGGCCGACGAGAGCATCCGGCGTGCCGAGGATCCACTGCGCGTGGTCCGTGCCGGTGCCGCCGACGTCGCGGTGCTCAAGGTGGCGCCGCTGGGCGGGATGCGCCGCGTGTTGGCCCTGGCCGAGCAGATCGATCTGCGGGTGGTGATCTCGAGTGCGCTCGACACCGCGGTGGGGATCTCCGCGGGTGTGGCCACCGCGGCCGCGCTCGCGACGCCCCCGCTCGACTGCGGTCTCGGGACCGGCAACCTGTTCGTCGCCGACGTCGCACCGCCCATCCCGGTGGTCGACGGCGCGTTGCTCACCGGCACCGTCGTCCCCGACGGCCGCGCCCCGCTCGCCTCCGACGACCGGCGGCAATGGTGGCTCGATCGACTCGCCCGCGTGCACGGATTGCTTGACGGCGGACATCCCGCGGCCTCGTCGGAAATGTGA
- a CDS encoding antibiotic biosynthesis monooxygenase family protein, whose product MIVEHALLQVTPGRGAEFRAAFAEAKSIISGMPGFLDLRLSRGIESPDTYLLLVEWQTVADHTHGFRGSPEYEPWRTLLHHFYDPFPDVEHFDPVDGV is encoded by the coding sequence TTGATCGTCGAACATGCTCTCCTGCAGGTGACACCGGGTCGGGGCGCGGAGTTCCGCGCCGCGTTCGCCGAGGCGAAGTCCATCATCTCCGGTATGCCCGGTTTCCTGGACCTGCGTCTGTCACGGGGCATCGAGAGCCCCGACACCTACCTGCTGCTGGTCGAGTGGCAGACGGTCGCCGACCACACCCACGGCTTCCGCGGATCACCGGAGTACGAACCATGGCGCACCCTGCTCCACCACTTCTACGACCCGTTCCCGGACGTCGAGCATTTCGACCCGGTCGACGGGGTGTGA
- a CDS encoding carboxylesterase/lipase family protein, which produces MTGVRVTTRSGVVRGRRVAVGDSVVHAFLGIPYAGPLVGAARFAAPSAVEPWEGERPATEHGPTPPQGPYPAPTSELLPSVIVDGDESLNLSVWTPEPGTGRLPVMVWIHGGAFTRGTHRLPTYDGAAFARDGVVVVGINYRLGALGFLSLAGAPDNRGLRDQIAALEWVRDNVVDFGGDPDQVTVFGESAGAMSIAALLASPHAEGLFHRAIVQSGNAVSASDLGDARLVASELTETLGLPPTVVGVADLTTAELQRAQDALGLALVGDPNPGRWGASTIARGLGVMSMFPTIDGDVLPALPIDAIRAGAGRGVEVLAGTTREEMRFFLVPSGLAAVVTAEMLPGIVGRLGVGADAVATYTRNRPDESPGDVMCAMFTDYSFRSGTADLVDAIAARDESAWQYEFAWPTPVRDLRACHALELAFVFDTLHGSAQLAGPTPPQDLADEMHSTWVRFATTGDPGWDRVGTSRPVRTFGDASLGADAVVVDPRSDELAVFRAG; this is translated from the coding sequence ATGACCGGCGTACGGGTGACGACCAGGTCGGGTGTGGTCCGAGGACGCCGGGTGGCCGTCGGCGATTCGGTGGTGCATGCCTTCCTCGGGATCCCGTACGCCGGGCCGCTCGTCGGCGCTGCCCGGTTCGCCGCCCCGAGCGCGGTCGAGCCCTGGGAGGGCGAACGGCCCGCGACCGAGCACGGTCCGACCCCGCCGCAGGGGCCGTACCCGGCGCCGACGTCGGAGTTGCTGCCGAGTGTGATCGTCGACGGCGACGAGTCGCTGAACCTGTCGGTGTGGACACCGGAGCCGGGAACCGGCCGACTCCCGGTCATGGTGTGGATCCACGGCGGCGCCTTCACCCGCGGCACACATCGCCTGCCCACCTACGACGGCGCCGCCTTCGCCCGTGACGGGGTCGTGGTCGTCGGGATCAACTACCGCCTCGGCGCCCTCGGGTTCCTGAGCCTCGCCGGCGCACCCGACAACCGTGGGCTGCGCGACCAGATCGCGGCGCTGGAATGGGTGCGCGACAACGTCGTAGACTTCGGCGGCGATCCCGACCAGGTCACCGTCTTCGGCGAATCGGCGGGCGCGATGAGCATCGCCGCCCTGCTGGCGTCGCCGCATGCGGAGGGATTGTTCCACCGCGCGATCGTGCAGAGCGGGAACGCGGTGTCCGCGTCGGATCTGGGCGACGCGCGCCTGGTCGCGAGCGAGTTGACCGAGACACTGGGTCTGCCGCCCACCGTTGTCGGGGTCGCCGACCTGACCACCGCCGAACTGCAGCGGGCACAGGACGCGCTCGGTCTGGCGCTCGTCGGCGACCCGAACCCGGGTCGGTGGGGCGCGAGCACCATCGCCCGGGGCCTCGGGGTGATGAGCATGTTCCCGACCATCGACGGCGACGTCCTGCCTGCGCTGCCGATCGACGCCATCCGGGCCGGCGCCGGTCGCGGCGTCGAGGTGCTGGCCGGCACGACCCGCGAGGAGATGCGGTTCTTCCTCGTCCCGAGTGGTCTCGCCGCCGTGGTCACCGCCGAGATGCTCCCCGGGATCGTCGGCCGACTCGGTGTCGGAGCCGACGCGGTGGCCACCTACACCCGCAACCGACCCGACGAGTCGCCGGGCGACGTGATGTGTGCGATGTTCACTGACTACTCGTTCCGTTCCGGCACAGCCGATCTCGTCGACGCGATTGCGGCGCGCGACGAGTCGGCGTGGCAATACGAGTTCGCGTGGCCGACCCCGGTGCGCGATCTCCGTGCTTGCCACGCTCTGGAGTTGGCGTTCGTCTTCGACACCCTGCACGGCTCGGCGCAGCTCGCCGGGCCCACTCCGCCACAGGATCTTGCCGACGAGATGCACTCGACATGGGTCCGCTTCGCGACCACCGGAGATCCGGGTTGGGATCGCGTCGGCACGAGTCGGCCGGTGCGCACGTTCGGTGATGCGTCGCTCGGCGCGGACGCCGTCGTGGTCGATCCCCGGTCCGATGAGCTGGCCGTGTTCCGCGCCGGCTGA
- a CDS encoding cytochrome P450 has protein sequence MTTAYSQIPADSDLKEVQFSKKSGISSVLGMRKDPFGFQRKREEEFGRVSGMSAFGKKWVVASGAPAAEEVLMNKKKAFANGPAWSYLIGPFFNRGVMLLDFDEHRSHRLILQQGFSTAALKSYMDLMQPMIAKRMQDFPTGKVLLFKEFKALTLDVALEVFLGLELPKDEADRINKAFLETVQAGVAVIRKPVPGTRWWKGIRSRKILEEFFYSHIPAKRATATDDLFSVLCRAESEEGQTFTDEDVVNHLIFVLMAAHDTSTISMTQMCYRMAKSPEWLTKAREESMALGAELSYDDLNKLPALDAIFKESLRMCTPVPAHPRMAVEDTEVQGYFVPKGSMVTLTALWNHYDESIYSDPWTFDPDRFSKERAEDKKHRMAWSPFGGGVHKCIGLYFGQMEIKTIMHHLLRNYDWDVPADYELPMDYSSLPIPKDGLPVTLRRL, from the coding sequence ATGACAACCGCGTACTCACAGATCCCGGCCGACAGCGATCTCAAAGAAGTCCAGTTCTCGAAGAAGAGCGGGATCAGTTCCGTCCTCGGGATGCGCAAGGACCCGTTCGGTTTCCAGCGCAAGCGCGAGGAGGAGTTCGGCCGCGTCTCGGGCATGAGCGCCTTCGGCAAGAAGTGGGTCGTCGCCTCCGGCGCGCCCGCCGCCGAGGAAGTCCTGATGAACAAGAAGAAGGCCTTCGCCAACGGCCCGGCGTGGAGCTACCTCATCGGCCCCTTCTTCAACCGCGGCGTGATGCTGCTCGACTTCGACGAGCACCGCAGCCACCGACTGATCCTCCAGCAGGGGTTCAGCACGGCCGCCCTCAAGTCCTACATGGACCTCATGCAGCCGATGATCGCCAAGCGCATGCAGGACTTCCCGACCGGGAAGGTCCTGCTGTTCAAGGAGTTCAAGGCACTCACCCTCGACGTCGCGCTCGAGGTCTTCCTGGGTCTCGAGCTGCCCAAGGACGAGGCCGACCGCATCAACAAGGCGTTCCTGGAGACCGTGCAGGCCGGCGTCGCCGTGATCCGCAAGCCCGTCCCGGGCACCCGTTGGTGGAAGGGCATCCGCTCCCGCAAGATCCTCGAGGAGTTCTTCTACTCGCACATCCCGGCCAAGCGGGCCACCGCGACCGACGACCTGTTCTCGGTCCTGTGCCGCGCGGAGAGCGAGGAGGGGCAGACCTTCACCGACGAGGACGTCGTCAACCACCTCATCTTCGTCCTGATGGCCGCGCACGACACGTCGACCATCTCGATGACCCAGATGTGTTACCGGATGGCCAAGTCGCCCGAGTGGCTCACCAAGGCCCGCGAGGAGTCGATGGCGTTGGGCGCCGAGCTGAGCTACGACGACCTGAACAAGTTGCCCGCGCTCGACGCCATCTTCAAGGAGTCGCTGCGCATGTGCACCCCGGTGCCCGCGCACCCGCGAATGGCCGTCGAGGACACCGAGGTCCAGGGCTACTTCGTACCCAAGGGGTCGATGGTCACGCTGACCGCACTCTGGAACCACTACGACGAGTCGATCTACTCCGATCCGTGGACCTTCGACCCCGACCGCTTCTCCAAGGAGCGGGCGGAGGACAAGAAGCACCGCATGGCCTGGAGCCCGTTCGGCGGTGGCGTGCACAAGTGCATCGGCCTCTACTTCGGTCAGATGGAGATCAAGACGATCATGCATCACCTCCTGCGCAACTACGACTGGGACGTGCCCGCCGACTACGAGCTGCCGATGGACTACAGCTCGCTGCCGATCCCCAAGGACGGCCTGCCCGTCACCCTGCGGCGGTTGTAA
- a CDS encoding SDR family oxidoreductase, producing MPRNNKKSTTDVRGLVIAITGAARGIGFETAKTLQDRGATVVIGDIDSDAVGKATAELGHDGFEVDVTDPTSFEKFLDEVEASAGPIDVLINNAGIMPTGPLLNYDINVVRRNFDIDLLGVVIGTQLAAKRMVARGGGQVINIGSIAGRLAVPGLTIYNGAKAGVIAFSEAADAELADSGVRVKTVNPTFTQTGLISGIKTNKFTQTVTPAQVAAQVLASIEGDKMHATVPKSVSWVHATGIMPRSMKRASLRMTGMDKLFMSYDATARAEYLERVNGNPTPSGKL from the coding sequence ATGCCCCGCAACAACAAGAAGTCCACCACCGACGTGCGCGGGTTGGTCATCGCGATCACCGGCGCCGCCCGCGGCATCGGGTTCGAGACGGCCAAGACCCTGCAGGACCGAGGCGCGACCGTCGTCATCGGCGACATCGACTCCGACGCCGTCGGCAAGGCGACCGCCGAGCTCGGCCACGACGGATTCGAGGTCGACGTCACCGATCCCACGTCGTTCGAGAAGTTCCTCGACGAGGTCGAGGCGTCGGCCGGTCCCATCGACGTGCTGATCAACAACGCGGGCATCATGCCCACCGGCCCGCTGCTGAACTACGACATCAACGTCGTGCGCCGCAACTTCGACATCGACCTGCTCGGCGTCGTCATCGGCACCCAGCTCGCCGCGAAGCGGATGGTCGCCCGTGGCGGCGGTCAGGTCATCAACATCGGGTCGATCGCGGGTCGGCTCGCCGTACCCGGGCTCACCATCTACAACGGTGCGAAGGCCGGCGTGATCGCGTTCTCCGAGGCCGCAGACGCCGAGCTGGCCGATTCCGGTGTCCGCGTGAAGACGGTCAACCCGACCTTCACCCAGACCGGTCTCATCTCGGGCATCAAGACCAACAAGTTCACCCAGACGGTCACGCCGGCACAGGTGGCCGCGCAGGTGCTGGCCAGCATCGAAGGCGACAAGATGCACGCGACCGTGCCCAAGTCGGTGTCCTGGGTGCATGCCACCGGCATCATGCCGCGGTCGATGAAGCGGGCGTCGCTGCGGATGACGGGGATGGACAAGCTGTTCATGAGCTACGACGCGACCGCACGCGCGGAGTACCTCGAGCGGGTCAACGGCAACCCGACCCCGAGCGGGAAGCTCTGA
- a CDS encoding GNAT family N-acetyltransferase: MQIHRLGVDDWERYRDLRIAGLADTPEAFGETIDHARSCTEIQWRQRLSRMQGGHALGVVAVADDGTWTATMRGAITGDDAWLYGVYVVPASRGGGVAQGLLATMSNWATRHADRMLLHVATSNARARRFYERNGFVLTGGSVTNPAHPHLTELEMARSLRK, translated from the coding sequence ATGCAGATCCATCGGCTGGGCGTCGACGACTGGGAGCGATACCGCGATCTGCGGATCGCCGGCCTCGCCGACACCCCCGAGGCGTTCGGCGAGACCATCGACCACGCGCGGTCCTGCACCGAAATCCAATGGCGGCAGCGGTTGTCGCGCATGCAGGGTGGACACGCGTTGGGCGTCGTGGCCGTGGCCGACGACGGAACGTGGACAGCGACGATGCGCGGGGCGATCACCGGCGACGACGCGTGGTTGTACGGGGTCTACGTGGTGCCGGCCTCGCGGGGCGGCGGCGTCGCGCAGGGGTTGCTCGCGACGATGTCGAACTGGGCGACCCGGCACGCCGATCGGATGCTCCTGCACGTCGCCACCAGCAACGCCCGCGCCCGGCGGTTCTACGAGCGCAACGGCTTCGTCCTCACCGGTGGGTCGGTGACGAACCCGGCGCATCCGCATCTGACGGAGCTGGAGATGGCGCGGTCGCTACGGAAGTGA
- a CDS encoding LuxR C-terminal-related transcriptional regulator → MNRQPVLRVVAGGRPTLSAREVEVLLAWLAAESKAQAAETLFITASTVNTHLTRIRAKYATAGRPARSKANLFARAIQDGYTRLEDW, encoded by the coding sequence ATGAACCGGCAGCCGGTCCTGCGGGTGGTGGCCGGCGGTCGCCCCACCCTCTCGGCCCGCGAGGTCGAGGTGCTCCTGGCCTGGCTGGCCGCGGAGTCCAAGGCGCAGGCCGCCGAGACGCTGTTCATCACCGCGTCGACGGTCAACACCCACCTGACGCGCATCCGGGCGAAGTACGCCACCGCGGGCCGTCCGGCGCGTTCGAAGGCCAACCTGTTCGCGCGCGCCATCCAGGACGGGTACACCCGACTCGAGGACTGGTGA
- a CDS encoding TetR/AcrR family transcriptional regulator, producing the protein MVEPSPLRKTRNTNSPSDQEGAIVAAAAAEFTEVGVRRTSVDEVAKRAGVSRSTLYRRFPNKEALLLAVATSLYLDGMRTLEASIVGLDPKEAIAEAFSVGAQMILKDPLMHRLVIDDAEMKAIMSSSVSAMFIDVVTARTVRALRSVGATRPEEELHEAVEIVVRLVISLLESPATDERRQEPDYVREFARRHLAPMIW; encoded by the coding sequence GTGGTCGAACCGTCACCGCTGCGAAAGACGCGGAACACCAACAGTCCGTCGGATCAGGAGGGTGCGATCGTCGCCGCCGCCGCAGCCGAGTTCACCGAGGTCGGCGTCCGTCGCACCTCGGTCGACGAGGTGGCCAAGCGCGCGGGCGTCAGCCGCAGCACGTTGTACCGACGTTTCCCGAACAAGGAGGCGTTGCTCCTGGCCGTGGCCACGAGTCTGTACCTCGACGGCATGCGGACCCTGGAGGCCTCGATCGTCGGGCTCGACCCGAAAGAGGCCATCGCCGAGGCGTTCTCGGTCGGTGCCCAGATGATCCTGAAGGATCCGCTGATGCACCGGCTGGTCATCGACGACGCCGAGATGAAGGCGATCATGTCGTCCTCGGTGTCGGCGATGTTCATAGACGTCGTGACCGCCCGCACGGTTCGCGCCCTGCGCAGTGTGGGGGCGACGCGGCCCGAGGAGGAGTTGCACGAGGCGGTGGAGATCGTCGTCCGGTTGGTGATCTCGCTGCTGGAATCGCCGGCCACCGACGAGCGGCGACAGGAACCCGATTACGTCCGGGAGTTCGCGAGACGCCATCTCGCCCCCATGATCTGGTGA
- a CDS encoding oxygenase MpaB family protein, with protein MTQDVEHAALPDFDARIREATPVLHDTDPTSPAPPQLGPETLTWKFYGDMRGLLGFQRLAGTENCIEQLGQGVADHSVIFGDFLGRARRTGPPIMRTVYHRDAAEWGRTVRDFHRDIKGTISDGSRYHAMNPELFYWAHATFVDQVLYVTDTFIRRLSHAEKSQIFEESKTWYALYGISARDQPQTYDEFCAYWDAMLERFVPHKTIVYATGYIRKGVPGPRRVPAPIWRVVSAPLNAFIRTVVVGTLPQQMRDVCDLEWNDRLQRRFDRFAAFMRLINPLVNRLPLKALYTPWAYEAWRDAGIDPRRLHNKAAR; from the coding sequence ATGACCCAGGACGTCGAGCACGCCGCACTTCCGGACTTCGACGCGCGGATCCGTGAGGCGACCCCGGTCCTGCACGACACCGACCCCACCTCCCCGGCGCCGCCACAGCTGGGCCCGGAGACATTGACGTGGAAGTTCTACGGGGACATGCGTGGACTGCTCGGGTTCCAGCGCCTGGCCGGTACCGAGAACTGCATCGAGCAGCTCGGGCAGGGCGTCGCCGACCACTCGGTGATCTTCGGCGACTTCCTCGGTCGCGCCCGACGCACGGGACCGCCGATCATGCGCACGGTGTACCACCGCGACGCCGCCGAATGGGGTCGCACGGTGCGCGACTTCCACCGGGACATCAAGGGCACGATCAGTGACGGCTCCCGCTATCACGCAATGAACCCGGAGTTGTTCTATTGGGCCCACGCGACTTTCGTCGATCAGGTGCTCTATGTGACCGACACCTTCATCCGCCGCCTCAGCCACGCCGAGAAGTCGCAGATCTTCGAGGAGAGCAAGACCTGGTATGCGCTCTACGGGATCAGCGCGCGTGATCAACCGCAGACCTACGACGAGTTCTGCGCGTACTGGGACGCGATGCTGGAGCGATTCGTCCCGCACAAGACGATCGTCTACGCCACCGGCTACATCCGGAAGGGCGTGCCGGGTCCACGTCGGGTGCCCGCGCCGATCTGGCGGGTCGTCTCGGCTCCGCTGAACGCGTTCATCCGGACCGTGGTCGTCGGAACGCTGCCGCAGCAGATGCGAGACGTCTGCGACCTCGAGTGGAACGACCGCCTGCAGCGACGATTCGACCGGTTCGCCGCGTTCATGCGCCTGATCAACCCGCTGGTGAACCGGCTGCCGCTCAAGGCGCTCTACACACCGTGGGCGTACGAGGCGTGGCGCGACGCCGGCATCGATCCGCGACGGTTGCACAACAAAGCCGCGCGCTGA